One genomic window of Candidatus Nitrosopumilus sediminis includes the following:
- a CDS encoding cysteine desulfurase family protein, with amino-acid sequence MIYLDNAASTQIHEDVLNSMLPYLKEQYGNASSIHRYGRIAHKAIEKARKQIASLINADPSEILITSGGTESNNTVLRGITMGNACNHVITSSIEHDAILEPCKQLEKNGLTVDYLPVDKFGTVDPLELKNHLSDNTCLVSIMFGNNEVGTIQKISEIAKICNEKKIPFHSDAIQAVGKVPIDVKELGIDLLSISSHKLHGPKGIGALYIKNGIKIDPVILGGGQEHGLRSGTENVANIVGFGKACEIAKNNLDENMLYVKNIRDLLVDKILHEIPKVTLNGHPISRLPNNAHFTFLGVNGEDLIIKLDEYGIAASTGSACSVNTQRASHVLQAMGFSHEQITGSLRLTVGIFNNEKEIEQTVTSLKKIVEELRSFSPFKEKYSFTSKV; translated from the coding sequence TTGATTTATCTGGATAATGCTGCATCCACTCAAATTCATGAAGATGTTTTAAATTCAATGTTGCCTTATCTTAAGGAACAGTATGGTAATGCGTCATCGATTCATAGATATGGCAGAATAGCTCACAAGGCAATTGAAAAAGCCAGAAAACAAATAGCATCACTGATTAATGCAGACCCTTCTGAAATTTTGATTACGTCTGGTGGCACTGAATCAAACAATACCGTCCTAAGAGGTATAACTATGGGTAATGCTTGTAATCATGTTATTACATCATCAATTGAACATGATGCTATTTTGGAACCCTGCAAACAACTAGAAAAAAATGGTTTAACTGTTGATTATCTTCCTGTTGATAAATTTGGCACGGTTGATCCTTTAGAATTAAAAAATCATCTATCTGATAACACTTGCCTTGTTTCGATAATGTTTGGCAATAATGAAGTTGGTACCATCCAAAAAATATCTGAAATTGCTAAAATATGTAATGAAAAAAAAATCCCATTTCATTCAGATGCTATTCAAGCCGTGGGCAAAGTACCCATTGATGTTAAAGAATTAGGCATAGATTTACTCTCAATTTCTTCTCATAAACTTCATGGCCCAAAGGGAATTGGTGCATTATACATAAAAAATGGCATCAAAATAGATCCTGTGATTTTAGGTGGTGGACAAGAACATGGACTACGTTCTGGAACTGAAAATGTTGCAAATATTGTTGGATTCGGTAAAGCATGTGAAATTGCAAAAAATAATTTAGATGAAAATATGTTATATGTTAAAAATATTCGAGATTTACTCGTTGACAAGATATTGCATGAAATTCCTAAAGTGACTCTTAATGGTCATCCTATTTCGAGATTGCCAAATAATGCGCATTTTACATTTCTTGGTGTCAACGGTGAAGACCTTATCATAAAACTTGATGAGTATGGGATTGCAGCTTCTACTGGCTCTGCATGTTCTGTTAATACACAAAGAGCTTCACATGTTTTACAGGCAATGGGATTTTCTCATGAGCAAATTACAGGTTCTTTAAGATTAACTGTGGGGATATTCAATAATGAAAAAGAAATTGAACAGACAGTAACTTCTCTGAAAAAAATTGTTGAAGAACTGAGATCATTTTCTCCCTTTAAAGAAAAGTATTCTTTTACTTCTAAAGTCTAG
- a CDS encoding PEFG-CTERM sorting domain-containing protein — protein sequence MDLKIFYGLIALLVISTGTVFAQESLISIQTDDNNYDEGDAIVVSGNVKTVIGETPVILQLFNEGNLVDVAQLTVAQDGSFTKTFLAEGALWKKSGDYTIIASYQEYQTETEFSFTPKSKVVETTEPYEVDAGSHGTFDVKYTIKGGTVKKMVVDSDIFGVIVQINATDEGVITLDLPREFIGAEKQDGKDDTFIILIDGIEVAYQESVVHSESRVITIEFEEGDSDIEIIGTYVVPEFGAIVMLVLIVGTMMTVLVTRNKFQISI from the coding sequence GTGGATTTAAAAATTTTTTATGGATTAATAGCATTATTGGTAATTTCTACAGGTACAGTATTTGCACAAGAATCATTAATTTCAATTCAAACTGATGATAATAATTATGATGAAGGAGATGCAATTGTAGTTTCAGGAAATGTAAAAACAGTGATCGGTGAAACACCAGTAATATTACAATTATTTAATGAAGGCAATTTGGTAGATGTTGCACAACTTACAGTGGCACAAGACGGTAGTTTTACAAAAACATTCCTTGCAGAAGGAGCATTATGGAAAAAATCTGGAGACTATACAATCATAGCATCATATCAAGAGTATCAAACTGAAACTGAATTTTCATTTACTCCAAAATCAAAAGTGGTCGAAACAACAGAACCTTATGAAGTAGATGCAGGAAGTCATGGAACTTTTGATGTAAAATACACCATCAAAGGGGGAACGGTTAAAAAAATGGTAGTAGATTCAGATATTTTTGGTGTGATAGTGCAAATCAATGCAACAGATGAAGGAGTGATAACACTAGATCTACCAAGAGAATTCATAGGGGCAGAAAAACAAGATGGTAAAGATGATACTTTTATCATTTTGATAGACGGAATAGAAGTAGCATACCAAGAATCAGTAGTTCATTCAGAATCCAGAGTGATAACAATTGAATTTGAAGAAGGGGATTCAGACATTGAAATTATTGGAACCTATGTTGTTCCTGAATTTGGAGCAATTGTAATGTTGGTTTTGATTGTCGGGACTATGATGACTGTTTTAGTTACTAGAAATAAATTTCAAATTAGCATCTAG
- a CDS encoding PEFG-CTERM sorting domain-containing protein, producing the protein MSSAYAAGDIPQACVGCSMEDARITADNMLKNAIPVSVWTDKTEYSHNDMIMVEGQVANESGFPVTITVISPLNSIVTIDQINVKDGSFKTTLNTGGAMWKYDGTYTIKANYGSTEKSNSVKVELTGGVVHTPDYTTPSECGANELSANGQCVPFSISGGMVTSAMLNTNDNSIVIKINAKEDGTLTITPSKKTLDGIFMVLVDGQEWDDVEIVGNKVTVMFLAGAEKIEVIGTYVIPEFGTIAAMILAVAIISIIAISAKSRLSIIPRY; encoded by the coding sequence ATGTCATCAGCATATGCCGCCGGAGATATTCCTCAAGCATGTGTAGGATGTTCTATGGAAGATGCTAGAATAACAGCTGACAATATGTTGAAAAATGCAATTCCAGTATCTGTTTGGACAGATAAAACAGAATATAGTCACAATGACATGATTATGGTAGAAGGCCAAGTGGCAAATGAATCTGGATTTCCAGTTACAATTACTGTGATTAGTCCTCTAAACTCCATTGTTACAATTGATCAAATCAATGTAAAAGATGGTAGTTTTAAGACTACATTAAACACAGGAGGTGCAATGTGGAAATACGACGGTACCTACACCATTAAAGCAAACTATGGCAGTACTGAAAAAAGTAACAGTGTCAAAGTTGAATTAACTGGTGGAGTTGTACATACACCAGACTACACCACACCATCAGAATGTGGTGCTAATGAACTGTCTGCAAATGGTCAATGTGTACCATTTAGCATTTCAGGTGGAATGGTAACAAGTGCAATGCTCAATACTAATGACAACTCAATTGTCATTAAGATCAACGCTAAAGAAGATGGAACGTTAACAATCACCCCATCAAAGAAAACCCTAGACGGTATCTTCATGGTACTAGTTGATGGACAAGAATGGGATGATGTTGAAATTGTTGGAAACAAAGTAACAGTAATGTTCCTAGCAGGCGCTGAGAAAATTGAAGTAATTGGTACCTATGTGATTCCAGAATTTGGTACAATAGCAGCTATGATTCTAGCAGTAGCAATTATCTCAATAATTGCAATCTCTGCAAAATCAAGACTAAGCATTATACCAAGATATTAA
- a CDS encoding PEFG-CTERM sorting domain-containing protein has translation MNFKRSTTSMAIALMALSLVSMTSIQQDAFAQNTGMSITATADKGSDTITVTGKTVSKISDVTFTVTSPSGSNVVAIDQISPDSDGNFVKIFKVGPTWTENGFYKIKAMQGTGANSLYTLKVFVEVTNGMTERTSATQSNMETGIFTPNTTNVAKDAGILLDAIIIENGSTMFEVTGKTDRVSQDITLKVTAPNGNVVKVAQISPMLDGEFASKITVGGPLWKQDGFYTVTVQQFDDPKYTASTEVDIKDGVVVPEFGAIAAMILAVAVISIIAISAKSRLSIIPRY, from the coding sequence ATGAATTTTAAACGCTCTACAACATCAATGGCAATAGCCCTCATGGCACTGTCATTAGTTTCAATGACTTCAATTCAACAGGATGCTTTTGCTCAGAATACTGGAATGTCCATTACAGCTACGGCCGATAAAGGCTCAGATACAATTACTGTAACAGGCAAAACAGTTTCAAAAATTAGCGATGTTACATTTACTGTAACATCTCCAAGTGGAAGCAATGTTGTCGCAATTGATCAGATATCACCAGATAGTGATGGCAATTTTGTAAAAATATTCAAAGTAGGACCAACATGGACTGAAAATGGATTTTACAAAATTAAAGCAATGCAAGGTACAGGTGCAAATTCATTGTACACTTTGAAAGTATTTGTTGAAGTAACAAATGGTATGACTGAAAGAACTTCTGCAACTCAATCTAATATGGAGACAGGAATTTTCACACCAAATACAACAAATGTTGCAAAAGATGCAGGAATTTTACTTGATGCAATAATTATCGAAAATGGTTCTACAATGTTTGAAGTTACTGGAAAAACTGACAGAGTAAGTCAAGATATCACATTGAAGGTTACTGCACCAAATGGAAATGTGGTAAAAGTGGCTCAAATATCACCAATGCTTGATGGAGAATTTGCTTCCAAAATCACAGTTGGAGGACCATTATGGAAACAAGATGGTTTTTACACTGTAACGGTACAACAATTTGACGATCCAAAATACACTGCTTCAACTGAAGTAGATATCAAGGATGGAGTTGTAGTTCCAGAATTTGGCGCAATAGCAGCTATGATTCTAGCAGTAGCAGTTATCTCAATAATTGCAATCTCTGCAAAATCAAGACTAAGCATTATACCAAGATACTAA
- a CDS encoding PEFG-CTERM sorting domain-containing protein — MKAHLAVFALSAILIASIGMAPAFGQIQSSIVVTTDKSSYSEGETILVTGEVKDLYSGTPVSLIVKNDNAIVALAQLTVGADKKFSTEITAGGTMRTAGTYTVEVTYGTQNRVATTTFEFGGSTSMPTDKVTATTVAIEGSSDLIGYTITGGKLLGIMPDVDANSLIISIDATNDGSITLTIPRSVLDATINGEDDDFFVLVDGEEVDFEETVSSKDRTLTIAFPVGAEEIEIIGTFVIPEFGAIAAMILAVAIISIIAISAKSRLSIIPRY; from the coding sequence ATGAAAGCTCATTTAGCAGTGTTTGCCTTATCTGCAATCTTGATTGCAAGTATTGGTATGGCACCAGCATTTGGACAAATACAAAGCTCGATTGTTGTTACTACAGACAAATCTTCCTATTCAGAAGGTGAAACTATTCTAGTAACAGGAGAAGTGAAAGATCTGTATTCTGGAACTCCAGTAAGTTTGATTGTCAAGAATGACAATGCAATTGTTGCTCTTGCTCAATTAACAGTAGGTGCTGATAAAAAATTCAGTACTGAAATTACAGCAGGGGGAACAATGAGAACAGCTGGAACTTATACAGTTGAAGTAACATATGGAACCCAAAATCGTGTAGCTACAACAACATTTGAATTTGGAGGATCTACAAGTATGCCAACCGACAAAGTAACTGCCACAACAGTTGCAATTGAAGGTTCTAGTGATTTGATCGGATATACGATTACAGGTGGCAAACTACTAGGTATTATGCCTGATGTAGATGCAAATTCACTGATCATATCTATAGATGCTACAAATGATGGATCAATTACTCTCACAATCCCAAGATCTGTCTTGGATGCAACAATTAATGGTGAAGATGATGACTTTTTCGTCTTAGTTGATGGAGAAGAAGTAGACTTTGAGGAAACTGTATCATCAAAAGATAGAACACTCACCATAGCATTCCCAGTAGGTGCTGAAGAAATTGAAATAATTGGTACCTTTGTAATCCCAGAATTTGGTGCAATAGCAGCTATGATTCTAGCAGTAGCAATTATCTCAATAATTGCAATATCTGCAAAATCAAGACTTAGTATTATACCAAGATACTAA
- a CDS encoding DNA-directed RNA polymerase subunit H, whose translation MATKKNQVLVPDHVYVPKHEIISKQEAEEVLKKYNCKPTELPLIFVNDPAILGLGVKPGDMIKITRKSPTAGESLYYRYVVEI comes from the coding sequence ATGGCAACTAAGAAAAATCAAGTTTTAGTCCCTGATCATGTTTATGTTCCAAAACATGAAATAATTTCTAAACAAGAAGCTGAAGAAGTTTTAAAAAAATACAATTGTAAACCAACTGAATTACCATTAATCTTTGTAAATGATCCTGCAATTTTGGGACTTGGTGTAAAGCCTGGAGATATGATTAAGATTACTCGAAAAAGTCCAACTGCAGGTGAAAGTCTCTATTATAGATATGTGGTGGAAATCTAA
- a CDS encoding DNA-directed RNA polymerase subunit B, with protein MADPSIKRWPVIQDILKREGIARQHLNSFDEFLERGLQSIINEVGQIDIENAEYPYKIQLGKVKLQQPRMMELDGSITHITPAEARLRNVSYSAPVMMEASVVEDGKILESRFVHIGDVPVMAKSNACILHNFSSQKLIEHGEDPNDPGGYFIINGSERVIVGLEDLSYNKIIVDRETVGGNIVFKAKVYSSIVGYRAKLELVMKNDGLIVARIPGSPVDIPVVTLMRALGLESDREIASVVSLVDDIQDELEGSFEKAGDVPTSKDAIVYISKRIAPGMLEEFQIKRAETLLDWGLLPHLGKHPENRKEKAQFLGEAACKLLELKLGWITPDDKDHYGNKVIKFAGQMLADLFRTAFRNLVRDMKYQLERSGQKRGINAVAAAIRPGIITDKLNNAIATGNWGRGRVGVTQLLDRTNYLSTISHLRRIQSPLSRTQPNFEARDLHATHFGRICPSETPEGSNCGLVKNLALSGIISVNVPNEEIVEKLYDLGTVHFFDAKEDLKKDGTRVFVDGRLIGYYKDGSELAESLRELRRNSKIHPHVGVSFHKSEIEGSTRRLYVNCNAGRVLRPLIIIKDNKPLLTSELLDKISKKLLSWTDLLRMGVLEMIDANEEENCYVTLDEKDAKKHTHLEVFPPAILGAGASIIPYPEHNQSPRNTYESAMAKQSLGFSTPMMNTSTYVRQHFMLYPQVPIVNTKAMKLLGLEDRPAGQNCIVAVLPFDGYNIEDAIVLSKASVDRGLGRTFFFRIYDAEAKQYPGGMRDSFEIPNAEDNIRGYKGERAYRLLEDDGVVASEAPVKGGDILIGKTSPPRFMEEYREFESSGPYRRDTSIGVRPSETGVIDTVVMTQSNEGGKMYKIRARDMRIPEIGDKFASRHGQKGVLGILAKAEDLPYTASGMSPDVLINPHAFPSRMTVGMMMESICGKAAALRGKRFDGSAFVGEKMPEVKEVMDAHGFEYSGKETMYDGRTGKSFPVDVFIGVVYYQKLHHMVADKIHARARGQVQMLTKQPTEGRARGGGLRFGEMERDCLIAYGASMILKDRLLDESDKSDIFVCERCGLVAYHDVKQRKYVCRVCGDKAKVSSVSVAYAFKLLLQEMQSLNVAPRLLIKEKI; from the coding sequence ATGGCAGATCCTTCAATAAAACGTTGGCCAGTAATTCAGGATATTTTAAAACGTGAAGGTATTGCACGTCAACATCTAAACTCATTTGATGAATTTTTAGAAAGAGGACTTCAAAGTATCATAAATGAAGTTGGACAAATCGATATTGAAAATGCTGAATATCCATACAAAATTCAACTTGGAAAAGTAAAACTTCAACAACCAAGAATGATGGAGCTTGATGGTTCGATCACTCACATTACTCCGGCTGAAGCTAGATTGAGAAATGTTTCTTATTCTGCACCTGTAATGATGGAGGCAAGTGTTGTAGAAGATGGAAAAATTTTAGAATCAAGATTTGTACATATTGGAGATGTACCAGTTATGGCAAAATCAAATGCATGTATTTTACATAATTTTTCTTCTCAAAAATTAATTGAACATGGAGAGGATCCAAATGATCCGGGTGGTTACTTTATCATCAATGGTTCAGAACGTGTTATTGTTGGATTGGAAGATCTTTCTTACAACAAAATAATTGTCGATAGAGAAACTGTAGGTGGAAATATTGTTTTCAAAGCTAAAGTCTATTCTTCAATAGTCGGCTATCGTGCAAAATTAGAACTTGTCATGAAAAATGACGGATTAATAGTTGCCCGAATTCCTGGGTCTCCAGTTGATATCCCTGTTGTTACATTAATGAGAGCACTTGGATTGGAATCTGATAGAGAGATTGCATCCGTAGTTTCATTAGTTGATGATATTCAAGATGAACTCGAAGGCTCTTTTGAAAAAGCAGGTGATGTCCCAACATCAAAAGATGCCATTGTCTATATCAGTAAAAGAATTGCACCTGGAATGTTAGAAGAATTCCAGATTAAACGTGCTGAAACTTTACTTGATTGGGGACTCTTGCCACATTTGGGTAAGCATCCTGAAAATAGAAAAGAAAAAGCACAGTTCCTCGGTGAAGCAGCTTGTAAATTATTAGAACTAAAACTTGGATGGATTACTCCTGATGATAAAGATCATTATGGAAACAAGGTCATTAAATTTGCAGGACAAATGTTGGCTGATTTGTTCAGAACAGCATTTAGAAATCTAGTTAGAGACATGAAATATCAATTAGAGCGTTCAGGTCAAAAACGTGGAATCAATGCAGTTGCTGCAGCAATTCGTCCCGGAATAATTACTGATAAGCTAAACAATGCAATTGCAACTGGAAACTGGGGCAGAGGACGTGTTGGTGTTACTCAATTACTTGATAGAACAAATTATCTTTCAACAATTAGTCATCTTAGAAGAATACAATCTCCTCTAAGTAGAACACAACCAAACTTTGAAGCAAGAGATTTGCATGCTACACACTTTGGAAGAATTTGTCCTAGTGAAACTCCTGAAGGATCAAACTGTGGTTTGGTCAAAAATTTGGCCCTATCTGGAATCATCTCCGTAAATGTACCAAATGAGGAAATTGTCGAAAAACTCTATGATCTTGGAACAGTTCATTTCTTTGATGCAAAAGAAGATTTGAAGAAAGATGGAACTCGTGTATTTGTTGATGGTCGATTAATTGGTTATTACAAAGATGGTTCAGAATTAGCCGAATCTCTCAGAGAACTGAGAAGAAATTCAAAAATTCATCCTCACGTTGGAGTATCATTCCACAAATCTGAAATCGAGGGCTCAACAAGAAGACTATATGTCAATTGTAATGCAGGTCGAGTGCTACGCCCACTAATAATTATCAAAGATAACAAACCGCTACTAACTTCTGAATTGCTAGATAAAATTTCAAAGAAACTTCTCTCTTGGACTGATCTATTGAGAATGGGTGTCTTAGAAATGATTGATGCAAATGAAGAAGAAAACTGTTATGTTACTTTGGATGAGAAAGATGCAAAAAAACATACGCACTTGGAAGTGTTCCCACCAGCAATCCTAGGTGCAGGAGCTTCAATCATCCCATATCCTGAACATAACCAATCTCCAAGAAATACATACGAATCTGCCATGGCAAAACAGAGTTTAGGATTTTCAACACCTATGATGAATACTAGTACATACGTTAGACAACACTTTATGCTATATCCACAAGTCCCAATTGTAAACACAAAAGCAATGAAGCTTTTAGGATTGGAAGATAGGCCAGCAGGTCAGAACTGTATTGTTGCAGTATTGCCATTTGATGGTTACAACATTGAAGATGCTATTGTGTTAAGTAAAGCATCTGTTGATAGGGGTCTTGGAAGAACTTTCTTCTTTAGAATTTATGATGCTGAAGCAAAACAATACCCTGGTGGAATGCGTGATAGTTTTGAAATTCCAAATGCTGAAGATAACATTAGAGGTTACAAAGGAGAACGTGCATACAGATTACTTGAAGATGACGGAGTAGTTGCATCTGAAGCTCCTGTAAAAGGAGGAGATATCCTAATTGGAAAAACTAGTCCCCCAAGATTCATGGAAGAATACAGAGAGTTTGAATCATCTGGTCCATATAGACGAGATACTTCTATCGGTGTCCGACCATCTGAAACCGGTGTAATTGACACTGTAGTTATGACTCAATCAAACGAAGGTGGAAAAATGTACAAGATTCGTGCAAGAGATATGAGAATTCCAGAAATTGGTGATAAATTTGCATCAAGACATGGACAAAAAGGTGTACTGGGAATTTTAGCTAAAGCAGAAGATTTGCCATATACTGCAAGTGGAATGTCTCCTGATGTTTTGATTAATCCTCACGCATTCCCTTCAAGAATGACAGTTGGAATGATGATGGAATCTATTTGTGGTAAAGCAGCTGCATTACGTGGAAAAAGATTTGATGGTTCTGCATTTGTTGGAGAGAAAATGCCCGAAGTCAAAGAAGTAATGGATGCACATGGTTTTGAATACTCTGGTAAAGAAACAATGTATGATGGAAGAACTGGAAAATCATTCCCAGTAGACGTTTTCATCGGAGTTGTATATTATCAAAAATTACACCACATGGTTGCAGATAAAATCCATGCAAGAGCTCGTGGACAAGTTCAGATGTTAACTAAACAACCAACAGAAGGTAGAGCAAGAGGTGGTGGATTAAGATTTGGTGAGATGGAAAGAGACTGCTTAATTGCTTATGGTGCCTCAATGATTCTTAAAGACAGATTGTTAGATGAATCTGATAAATCTGATATTTTTGTATGTGAGAGATGTGGATTAGTAGCATATCATGACGTTAAACAAAGAAAATATGTTTGCAGAGTCTGTGGAGATAAAGCCAAAGTGTCCTCTGTATCTGTAGCATATGCATTCAAACTGCTCTTACAAGAAATGCAGAGTCTTAACGTTGCACCACGATTGTTGATCAAGGAGAAGATCTAG